The Branchiostoma floridae strain S238N-H82 unplaced genomic scaffold, Bfl_VNyyK Sc7u5tJ_896, whole genome shotgun sequence genomic sequence CCTCGCCTAACGCGGGCAGAATGGGTTGAAAAGAGCCGGCAGGACGTACGAGCAGGCAGGCGGGAAGCGGGGTGGGAGGGCAGGCGGGCACAGCTAGCCAAAACGATGAACTCAGGCGAACCAGCACCAAGCCCGACCTCTCCGGCGTAGCTCGGCCAACATATGGGAATGAAAGGCGCAGGgcgtataaaaggttctatgcacaggtgaggatgtacaggtggttaatgagagcacgtggactgctcccgaccaggtgtcgcctcttaacgacgcgaaacccggtcagaagcaatcatgtgcctcatttggaatagtctaaaatgcgagagccttaggcgggcttcgctccccctggcgggaacactgctatatacgggatcatgaggccccgcttatgaatattaattagcctttggcctcctcttcgctgattggctaggtctttgattcaattaactctccggctgacgcgcacaggtgtggctctgtgcggggtcacggaaggtcacgtcaggaggccaaaagaaaacaaatttcccctcagaaaagtgccaaaattaatcattttaaagttgtttatgtcaaaaattttacttgaatcttgttaccaagtatctaatgcctatctataccaaatttgaGCTCGGTACTAATTGTATACAGgcgtacaggagccaaaagtgtccttttttggtcaaaattggtcaaaaatcgcaaaaataagcattttgttgcactgtacaccaaaagtgttattgaatttatatgaaggtattatcaaggcacatctgtgtcaaatttcagctcattcggttgcaataccaaggtacaggagccaaaagtgtccttttttggtcaaaaattggtaaaaaaatcgcaaaaataagcattttgttgtactgtacaccaaaagtgttattgaatttatatgggggcattatcaaggcacatctctgtcaaatttcagctcatttggttgtaataccagggtacaggggccaaaagtgtccttttttggtcaaaaattggtaaaaaaatcgcaaaaataagcattttgttgtactgtacaccaaaagtgttatcgaatttatatgggggcattatcaaggcacatctctgtcaaatttcagctcatttggttgtaataccagggtacaggggccaaaatatacagttttggtctaaaattgaccaaaaaatctcaataaaatcattttagaggcagatatgaaaaaactgagaaaaagcatcaaggtattggcccattatacccctgtgccaaatttcaggtcattcagtccaggaacggcggagatgaatcactttgaagatttgacaggagaaagaagaagaagaagaagaaagaagaaacattacgaatacaatatatttcaccatactatgtatggctgaaatataaaaacaaactcTCCCCAACAAGTGTCACTGgcgaaaaacaacggatgttgtctgaaacatctgaccgtttccaaagttatatccagttgcttgagtaactcctttttgaCAAATCAGAAAGTGATCAAACTCCATAATGCTTATAATATACTAACAATATCAACCTACCATTGACTCCGCAAGACACTATACGtttctttatatcattagaataCTCACCCGGAAAACGCCATTGCAACATACGGTACAGTTCTGCCTTCCTCCTCTGCAGATGATGTTAGGATGTCATTGGGCTGACCCAATCTTACAGTCAGGTCATCAAGTGTTTCTCCTGTGTTCATCTTCACAACGATAACCTGGTAACAGCTGTATGGTGTATAGAAAATTGATATATAGAGAAACTATTGCCGATTAGATTTACCGATATGTCTATCTAGAATAGATTGACGAATATTATTTACTTCTACTGTTGCATCTGTTATatagtatttcataatgtataaTCAAAGTGCTTGGTTTTAATTTACTCACGCCTGGAATATTCAATatacaattacaaaatataGGAATGTCCAGATTAATTTTCCCGAACATGTTCGGTATTGAGTGATTAGTGCAAATACTAGGGGCTTGCTTctaatttctaaacaatgtagTAGGGTAGACTTTTGTCACCTTATCGGTCCACTCCGCTGGCTTACTTGAGGCAGGGAGACCTCAAAAGAGGTACTTGTTGGTTTGGAATCTGTCCGATTCATCGTTGGGACGGATTGCGGTGGCTCTGTAGGAAGCAAGCAGCTGTATATAAGTAAAGCTTGCCTCTTTGTTTCCTATGGTTAAGTTGCATGAGgcattatattatataatgagagagagagagagagatacatacacacacacacacacacacacacacacacacacacacacacacacacacacatacacacacacacatatacaaactCACACACGTACCTTTTCGTTCTACTCTACACGTTATCTCTTCACTTTTCTCACCCTCCGCACAGGTTTTTGCCTGAACCGTGACGTGGATTAAGGAGTAGGCAGGAAGGTTATCTAAAGACTCTGTCCATTCCTGGTCTTGTTCTGGTGACGTAAGGACAGGTTCCTGCTCAGTAGCAGACACGAGTCCGGTGTCCAATACTGAGGCAGTGACGATCACCTATTGtaggaaaaaaatacaagtttAAATGGCCAACAGTTCAAATGAATGAAAGATAGTAGACACTCGCTGcattaaaaataaaagaaacacttCAGAAGACAATTTGCTTGATGACGAATGAAACATCCTTACCGAATAGCCTGTGATATTCCCCTTGTCTCCAGATGGTTCAGTCCAGTTAACACCACACGTGCCTTCCTGTGCCTTCTCGGAGATAAGCGGCGCTGTCGGGCCTGGATAGAAAACGTCTCCATGAAATACAACTCACAACTAAATATGAaacttttcatgttttcttcttaGGAGCAAAGCTACATGCTGAATGTTTGCAAGAATTGATAATTCTTGACAAACGATAATTCGACAGGGAGGAAAGGGGATCATTCTTACATCCGTCACTTGTCTGACTTTCTGCAGAAGCGCTGACCTCACCAACATACAGGTTGTTATATGCAGAAACCTGTGGGAGCAACGATTTACAATTTAACATCTTAATTCATACCCTGATACCAACATAAATAGGTCTACTAGTTGGTGTCTATGTGAATGTAAaggcaagatacatgtatataatatacaatatcATAATAAGGATTGCATAGTATAATGGCACTGACTTTGATGATAATTACAGGGTATTTGAACGTTAACAGAATAATGGAGATGGTATAACTTTATGACAAAAAAGATAGATCATTTCATCCAGTTCTTACCATTACAATATATCCCTGGGCAGGTTCAAGGCTCATCGCATCATTTCCAGACAACATGTGGGTCATTTCGTCACTCTCCAGACCCTGCGTGATGTTGTGCTGGTAGATGACCCTGTCCTGCTGTTTAAGTTTCAGGTTATACCCACGTAGTTCCCCGTACACGTGCTGTGGTCGCCGCCATCTTGCCTGCAGCTCGACTGTCCTGGGCTGATTGGCGGTTTCACAGTTGCACGGATTTACGTCTGCTAACTCG encodes the following:
- the LOC118409055 gene encoding uncharacterized protein LOC118409055; translation: MTHMLSGNDAMSLEPAQGYIVMVSAYNNLYVGEVSASAESQTSDGCPTAPLISEKAQEGTCGVNWTEPSGDKGNITGYSYWTPDSCLLLSRNLSLRHQNKTRNGQSL